A genomic window from Algoriphagus sp. Y33 includes:
- a CDS encoding ArdC family protein has product MKTEAKRSVSETPIRKGQEAYSSKAVISRQAKGSSDIYQKFTDLIIEKLEQGVIPWKQPWHEMGLPSNYLTKKPYKGINLWLLLSCGHQYPYYLTFKQANSLGGKIKKGAKALPICYWNFVFRDKKTGKTIPESKLDFYDLKQVGRSGFLREFKVFPIEQIEGIDWEFPEASPNTQIPVNGACQKIYAEMVRPPELIHQGSMAYYRTDLDQITMPERKLFPSSEAYFGVLYHELCHATGHSSRLNRTEITKPHSFYDSGYAREELLAEMGAGYLNNYTGILDENLLENSAAYIQSWLKELRNDKHLLIDAASKAQKAVDYILNECPF; this is encoded by the coding sequence ATGAAGACTGAAGCAAAAAGATCAGTAAGTGAGACTCCTATAAGGAAGGGCCAGGAAGCCTATTCAAGTAAGGCTGTAATCTCAAGACAGGCAAAAGGATCATCGGATATCTATCAGAAGTTTACCGATCTGATTATCGAGAAACTGGAACAGGGAGTGATTCCCTGGAAGCAACCTTGGCATGAGATGGGATTGCCTTCCAATTACCTCACCAAGAAACCTTATAAAGGGATTAATCTCTGGCTGTTATTATCCTGTGGACATCAGTATCCGTATTACCTGACTTTCAAACAGGCCAATTCATTGGGAGGTAAAATAAAGAAGGGTGCAAAGGCTCTTCCCATCTGCTACTGGAACTTTGTCTTCAGGGACAAAAAGACAGGGAAGACGATTCCCGAGAGCAAACTGGACTTCTATGATCTTAAACAGGTGGGTAGATCCGGATTTCTCAGAGAATTCAAGGTCTTTCCTATAGAACAGATCGAAGGGATAGATTGGGAGTTTCCAGAGGCATCACCTAACACCCAGATACCGGTAAATGGGGCCTGCCAGAAAATTTATGCAGAAATGGTAAGACCTCCCGAGTTGATTCATCAAGGTTCCATGGCATATTACAGAACGGATCTTGATCAAATTACCATGCCGGAAAGGAAATTGTTTCCATCGAGCGAAGCCTATTTTGGAGTGCTTTACCATGAGCTTTGCCATGCGACAGGGCATTCTTCGAGACTTAATAGGACAGAGATCACAAAACCACATTCATTTTATGATTCCGGGTATGCAAGGGAAGAACTTTTGGCGGAAATGGGTGCAGGTTACCTAAATAACTACACAGGGATATTGGATGAAAATCTGCTGGAAAACTCAGCAGCGTATATCCAAAGCTGGTTAAAGGAACTTCGGAACGACAAACATCTACTAATAGACGCAGCCAGCAAAGCGCAGAAAGCAGTCGATTATATTCTCAATGAGTGTCCATTCTAG
- a CDS encoding DUF4134 domain-containing protein, giving the protein MKKNQQLLTSSKSRAGLSALLLVFSTLTAKAQDGLAGINEANRQVRSYFDAGTSLMYAIGAILGLIGAVKVYQKWNAGDPDTGKVAAAWFGSCVFLVVVATVIKSFFGV; this is encoded by the coding sequence ATGAAAAAGAACCAGCAACTCCTTACCTCATCCAAGTCAAGAGCAGGCTTGTCTGCCCTACTGCTAGTTTTTTCTACACTGACTGCAAAAGCCCAGGATGGTCTTGCAGGAATCAACGAAGCCAACCGACAGGTGCGAAGCTACTTTGATGCAGGCACAAGTCTGATGTATGCCATCGGCGCTATTCTGGGATTGATAGGCGCAGTAAAAGTTTACCAAAAATGGAATGCAGGCGACCCGGACACCGGAAAAGTTGCCGCTGCCTGGTTTGGAAGCTGCGTGTTTCTCGTGGTAGTCGCCACAGTCATCAAATCCTTCTTCGGGGTATAA
- a CDS encoding JAB domain-containing protein, producing the protein MKTQERKIDLFEVAEIKLSYSAKVKASLRPRVESSRQVYEVFAKAWDQDRIEFVEDFKVMLLSRANRVLGIVTISSGGTAGTIVDVKLVYAAAIKSNSSSVILAHNHPSGNLLPSEQDKRLTQRVKEAGRILDIPVLDHVIMTAEGYYSFADEGEL; encoded by the coding sequence ATGAAGACCCAAGAAAGAAAAATTGATTTGTTTGAAGTAGCTGAGATCAAACTGAGCTACAGCGCAAAAGTAAAAGCTTCACTTCGTCCAAGAGTAGAAAGCTCAAGACAGGTGTATGAGGTTTTTGCCAAAGCCTGGGATCAGGACAGGATAGAGTTTGTTGAGGATTTTAAAGTGATGCTGCTGTCTAGGGCAAACAGGGTTCTTGGTATCGTAACTATCAGTTCTGGAGGAACAGCAGGAACTATTGTAGATGTAAAACTAGTCTATGCAGCTGCTATCAAATCAAATTCCAGTTCTGTTATCTTGGCTCATAATCATCCGAGCGGAAATCTACTTCCCTCAGAACAGGATAAAAGATTGACACAGCGAGTAAAAGAAGCTGGAAGAATCCTAGATATTCCGGTACTGGATCATGTAATCATGACTGCAGAAGGATATTATTCATTTGCCGATGAGGGGGAGCTTTAG
- a CDS encoding DUF4133 domain-containing protein — protein sequence MGTSIYKINKGINKSIEFKGLKAQYIWYLGACVLALLVSFAILFILGVNPFICLIIIAISGSVLVVKVYQLSHKYGEYGMMKKLAHRQIPHAIRIKSRGIYRKPKTKK from the coding sequence ATGGGAACTAGCATCTATAAAATCAATAAAGGCATCAATAAGTCCATCGAATTCAAAGGATTAAAAGCCCAGTACATCTGGTATCTCGGTGCCTGTGTGCTTGCACTACTTGTCAGCTTCGCCATCCTCTTTATTCTTGGGGTAAATCCTTTTATCTGTCTGATCATTATCGCAATCTCAGGATCAGTTTTAGTCGTCAAGGTCTATCAACTCAGCCATAAATATGGGGAATACGGCATGATGAAAAAGCTTGCCCACCGTCAGATCCCACATGCCATCCGCATTAAATCAAGAGGGATCTATCGGAAACCCAAAACTAAAAAATAG